From the Nitrospirota bacterium genome, one window contains:
- a CDS encoding cytidine deaminase, with protein METNRYMEQLYREAVKAMKNAIAPYSGFRVGAALLTTEHKIYTGCNIENPSLMLSECAEKVAILKAVSDGVKDIRTIMIVSNMEGYCYPCGSCRQIIYEFATDAEIFVAGKKGIKKYSIEELLPHAFKK; from the coding sequence ATGGAAACAAACAGGTATATGGAGCAGCTTTACCGTGAGGCCGTAAAGGCCATGAAGAACGCAATTGCACCATACTCCGGGTTCCGGGTCGGGGCAGCACTGCTCACGACTGAGCATAAGATATATACCGGCTGCAACATTGAAAACCCCTCCCTTATGCTGAGCGAGTGTGCCGAAAAGGTGGCCATACTTAAGGCCGTTTCTGATGGAGTGAAGGATATCCGGACAATCATGATCGTCTCAAACATGGAGGGTTATTGTTACCCCTGCGGTTCCTGCAGACAGATAATCTACGAATTTGCAACAGACGCCGAAATATTTGTAGCAGGCAAAAAAGGCATAAAAAAATATTCAATAGAGGAGCTTCTGCCCCATGCTTTTAAAAAATAG
- the argJ gene encoding bifunctional glutamate N-acetyltransferase/amino-acid acetyltransferase ArgJ, whose translation MISNKKTIDVPSGYQFSVAGAGIKYKDRTDMALIYSESEAVVAGTFTSNRVKAAPVVLDIKKVRSGTGRAIVINSGNANACTGQRGMRDAETMCREISRRLDIPEKHVLIASTGVIGTSLPMDRVQRGLKALTTETAGAGLEDVARAIMTTDKFPKVSSRKIKIGRTEAILSGVAKGAGMISPDMATMLCFLLTDLAIEKKALKRALKEATERTFNLITVDGDMSTNDTVLIMANGTAGNSPLTEDSPGYKKFREALFELTDEFSRMIVRDGEGATRLITIKLRGAKNYSDAKKAAFSVAKSPLVKTAIYGRDANWGRIMAALGYSGAFIREDSVDISINGINLVRGGLGTGKDVDASEALRHNNEVTIEINLNIGTGAERVYTCDLTEEYLRINAAYRT comes from the coding sequence ATGATAAGTAATAAGAAGACCATAGATGTTCCCTCCGGCTATCAATTCTCAGTTGCCGGTGCAGGCATCAAATATAAGGACCGGACCGATATGGCCCTGATATATTCCGAAAGTGAGGCCGTTGTTGCCGGCACATTTACATCAAACAGGGTGAAGGCGGCCCCTGTTGTTCTGGATATAAAAAAGGTAAGGTCAGGAACCGGAAGGGCAATTGTAATAAACAGCGGAAACGCGAATGCCTGTACAGGGCAGAGGGGAATGAGAGATGCAGAAACCATGTGCAGGGAAATTTCAAGAAGACTTGACATACCTGAAAAGCATGTACTCATCGCATCCACAGGTGTTATCGGCACCTCCCTGCCAATGGATAGGGTACAGAGGGGTCTGAAGGCCCTCACAACGGAAACTGCCGGGGCCGGCCTGGAAGACGTTGCAAGGGCAATAATGACAACAGACAAATTCCCGAAGGTCAGCTCAAGAAAGATTAAAATCGGAAGAACCGAGGCCATACTGTCAGGTGTAGCCAAAGGTGCCGGCATGATCTCTCCGGACATGGCCACAATGCTCTGCTTCCTGCTTACAGACCTGGCGATTGAGAAGAAAGCCCTCAAACGTGCATTGAAAGAAGCAACGGAGAGGACCTTTAATCTTATAACCGTTGACGGTGACATGAGCACGAATGATACAGTCCTGATAATGGCTAACGGCACAGCCGGGAACAGCCCGCTGACGGAAGACTCTCCAGGTTACAAAAAGTTCAGGGAAGCGCTCTTTGAGCTGACGGATGAATTTTCACGGATGATTGTTCGGGATGGAGAGGGAGCAACCAGACTGATTACTATAAAACTGCGTGGTGCAAAAAACTACTCAGATGCAAAAAAAGCGGCATTTTCCGTTGCAAAGTCTCCACTGGTAAAGACCGCCATCTATGGCAGGGATGCCAACTGGGGCAGAATCATGGCCGCCCTTGGGTATTCCGGGGCATTTATCAGGGAGGATTCTGTTGATATATCAATCAATGGAATAAATCTCGTCAGAGGCGGGCTGGGAACAGGAAAGGACGTGGATGCCTCAGAAGCTTTGCGGCACAATAATGAGGTTACCATTGAGATCAATCTCAACATTGGAACAGGGGCAGAAAGGGTATATACGTGTGACCTTACCGAGGAATACTTAAGGATCAATGCAGCATACCGAACATGA